The following are encoded together in the Spirochaetota bacterium genome:
- a CDS encoding helix-turn-helix domain-containing protein, with amino-acid sequence MDMVRIRYNARREYDRNFAASDAVSIVPHVLNGDFPEHTHDYMEVSIVRSGRAFHSASGKRSLISRTDVMVVPKGASHAFFACDGLEHFNIALSGAFIQHLDADIRSLAGFRLFSPSAEVRTLRLNPSSMTEIEHLIERLLAELSLRAAGHKAVTRVLTMELIIRLARAYAGDTAGNTAIDPLSRIAGYIEANWNRPLPLPHLAKRFGSSIRHFDRVFKSHYRVTPVEHILQLRVQRAEEMLASTNRTITEIAFDCGFTDSNYFSRQFKRLTGKRPRDARPYQNALVRAP; translated from the coding sequence ATGGACATGGTTCGCATACGCTACAACGCCCGGCGCGAGTACGACAGGAATTTCGCCGCATCGGACGCCGTAAGCATCGTCCCGCATGTGCTCAACGGCGATTTTCCCGAACATACCCACGATTATATGGAAGTGTCCATCGTACGAAGCGGCAGAGCGTTCCACAGCGCATCCGGAAAACGTTCACTGATCTCGCGCACAGATGTGATGGTCGTCCCGAAAGGGGCATCGCACGCGTTCTTTGCATGCGACGGGCTCGAGCATTTCAACATCGCGCTTTCCGGGGCATTCATACAGCATCTTGATGCCGATATCCGGTCGCTTGCCGGGTTCAGGCTCTTCTCGCCCAGCGCTGAGGTGCGTACATTACGGCTCAATCCTTCATCCATGACGGAGATCGAGCACCTGATAGAACGACTGCTTGCCGAGCTCTCGCTCCGCGCAGCGGGGCATAAGGCCGTCACACGCGTCCTCACGATGGAGCTTATCATCCGCCTTGCACGGGCGTACGCCGGCGACACGGCCGGCAACACAGCGATCGATCCGCTTTCCCGCATCGCAGGATATATCGAAGCGAATTGGAATCGCCCTCTCCCCTTGCCGCATCTGGCGAAACGATTCGGGAGTTCGATACGCCACTTCGACCGCGTGTTCAAAAGCCATTACCGCGTAACGCCCGTAGAGCACATACTGCAGCTGCGTGTTCAGCGCGCTGAGGAGATGCTCGCATCGACGAACCGCACAATAACCGAGATCGCGTTCGACTGCGGCTTCACCGACAGCAATTATTTCTCGCGACAGTTCAAGCGGCTTACGGGCAAACGGCCGCGCGACGCACGGCCGTACCAAAACGCTCTCGTACGCGCACCATAG
- a CDS encoding cellulase family glycosylhydrolase encodes MKNNIMLRVVFVLFSAIAASYGQSPSGVVVPDSPDKGSWGGARLRGINIYGAFTPKDFQDLKAWKVDHVRYQMVRPKLVKGIDGWELEAKFKDAIDAILTLAEAVDIKVILDLHDQSPFFPGDLWKSETLANWENPENRQKLASLWKWLAGIYKDRRIVAGYEILNEPAPPRNERGYRALNEINKEVTKAIREVDGWHTIIVSGPEYSRPAKMDMLEATGDPNTVYTFHMYEPTELTHQGVTWMNAPAGVTYPGIIPLGWNEPRTPTMVDKKFLSEKMAAVATFRKKYNARIWVGEFSCRRVAPANSAYAWIKDALELFEAEGWDWCYHCFREDRYGTGNATFGIEHAWDAKKEEITPETRTETDRLRLLKSYWQNRAGK; translated from the coding sequence ATGAAAAACAACATCATGTTGCGAGTTGTGTTCGTACTGTTCAGCGCCATAGCGGCTTCGTACGGTCAATCGCCTTCAGGGGTCGTCGTGCCCGACTCTCCCGACAAGGGGTCATGGGGCGGCGCGCGTCTGCGGGGGATCAACATTTACGGCGCATTCACACCCAAGGATTTCCAGGACTTGAAGGCCTGGAAGGTCGACCATGTACGATACCAGATGGTCCGGCCCAAGCTCGTGAAAGGGATTGATGGCTGGGAGCTCGAAGCGAAGTTTAAAGATGCTATCGATGCTATATTGACGCTTGCGGAAGCGGTGGACATAAAGGTGATACTGGACCTGCACGATCAATCGCCGTTCTTCCCCGGCGATCTCTGGAAGAGCGAGACTCTGGCGAATTGGGAAAATCCGGAGAACCGGCAGAAGCTCGCTTCGCTCTGGAAATGGCTGGCAGGGATATACAAGGACAGGCGTATCGTCGCGGGGTATGAGATACTCAATGAGCCCGCGCCCCCGCGGAACGAACGTGGATACCGCGCGTTGAACGAGATAAATAAAGAAGTCACCAAAGCGATACGGGAGGTGGACGGATGGCACACTATCATAGTGAGCGGTCCGGAGTATTCGCGTCCTGCAAAAATGGATATGCTTGAAGCGACCGGTGATCCGAACACGGTGTACACGTTCCATATGTACGAACCGACCGAATTGACGCATCAAGGCGTTACCTGGATGAACGCGCCGGCGGGTGTGACCTATCCCGGTATTATCCCCCTGGGATGGAACGAACCGCGAACACCGACAATGGTCGATAAAAAATTCTTATCCGAAAAAATGGCGGCAGTGGCGACATTCCGAAAAAAGTACAACGCCCGTATCTGGGTGGGTGAGTTCTCCTGCCGACGCGTGGCGCCGGCGAACAGTGCCTATGCATGGATAAAGGATGCACTTGAACTCTTCGAAGCGGAGGGATGGGACTGGTGCTATCACTGTTTCCGGGAGGACCGTTACGGGACGGGGAACGCGACGTTCGGCATCGAGCATGCGTGGGACGCGAAAAAAGAGGAGATAACGCCGGAAACCAGGACAGAAACGGATCGGCTGAGGCTTTTAAAGTCTTATTGGCAGAATCGCGCCGGGAAGTAA
- a CDS encoding PAS domain S-box protein: SEAKYRAVMESSLVGLYIIQDMRFRYVNNAYADLFGYHPDEMIDTMSPVDLVVPEIRETVRANLTRRADGEPGMPYDIRCVRRDGSAFDAQVWGKGIMYQGRPASVGSLIDITERTKTETVLRESEKRFRTIVEHINDAFFVHDLSGVISDCNDIACRSLGYTRSELIGMSLKDIDAPEDIRKIGERMRSLTSQGVVEFDAEHVRKDGSSFPVTVSASIISHEEGGRVQSFVRDITERMNAERRLRDYTAEIERSNRELQDFAYVASHDLQEPLRKVRTFGDRLLSRYASALSEEGRGYIESIQNSTKRMQTLINDLLSYSRIGAGNSFSPVSLDQVLDEALQALAVSIEEAHARIERTALPVIHADHTQMKQLFQNLIGNAVKFRRGDTESVVRISSETTTDGRIRIIVEDNGIGFDDRYRDKIFTIFQRLHTSDEYAGTGVGLAICRKIVMRHNGSIEANGIVGTGARFSVTLPREQALI; the protein is encoded by the coding sequence AGCGAAGCGAAATACAGGGCAGTGATGGAGTCGTCACTTGTCGGTCTCTACATCATTCAGGATATGCGGTTCAGATACGTCAATAATGCATACGCCGATCTTTTCGGTTATCATCCCGATGAAATGATAGACACGATGTCGCCAGTCGATCTTGTTGTGCCGGAGATACGCGAAACGGTACGGGCGAACCTGACGCGCCGGGCCGACGGTGAACCCGGTATGCCCTACGATATTCGCTGCGTGCGAAGGGACGGCTCGGCGTTCGATGCACAGGTGTGGGGTAAGGGCATCATGTATCAGGGACGGCCGGCATCGGTCGGCAGCCTTATCGACATCACCGAACGCACGAAGACGGAAACCGTCCTGCGCGAAAGTGAAAAACGCTTCCGTACGATAGTCGAACACATCAATGATGCGTTCTTCGTCCATGATCTCAGCGGTGTCATCTCGGACTGCAATGATATCGCCTGCCGTTCCCTCGGGTATACGCGCAGCGAACTTATCGGCATGTCGCTCAAGGATATCGATGCGCCGGAGGATATTCGTAAGATCGGAGAGCGGATGCGGTCGCTCACGTCGCAGGGGGTCGTCGAATTCGATGCGGAACATGTGCGTAAGGACGGCTCGTCATTCCCGGTGACGGTAAGCGCGAGCATCATCTCTCATGAGGAGGGCGGTCGTGTCCAGAGTTTTGTTCGTGATATTACCGAGCGCATGAATGCCGAGCGCAGGCTCCGCGATTATACCGCAGAGATCGAGCGATCGAACCGTGAACTCCAGGATTTTGCGTACGTTGCATCGCATGACCTGCAGGAGCCGCTCAGGAAGGTGCGCACGTTCGGCGACAGGCTTCTTTCCCGTTACGCTTCGGCGCTTTCCGAGGAAGGGCGCGGGTATATCGAGAGCATTCAGAATTCGACGAAGCGCATGCAGACGCTCATCAATGATCTGCTTTCCTACAGCAGGATAGGGGCCGGGAACAGCTTTTCCCCGGTATCGCTCGATCAGGTGCTCGACGAGGCATTGCAGGCGCTCGCGGTGTCCATTGAGGAGGCGCATGCCCGCATCGAGCGGACGGCGCTCCCCGTTATCCATGCCGATCACACGCAGATGAAGCAGCTTTTCCAGAACCTCATCGGCAATGCGGTGAAATTCCGCCGCGGGGATACGGAGTCGGTCGTGCGGATATCTTCCGAGACGACGACCGATGGCAGGATACGTATCATCGTTGAGGATAATGGCATCGGGTTTGATGACAGATATCGCGACAAGATATTCACGATATTCCAGCGGCTCCATACGTCCGACGAGTACGCGGGCACCGGGGTGGGATTGGCTATCTGCAGGAAGATCGTCATGCGCCATAACGGATCGATAGAAGCGAACGGTATCGTCGGCACGGGCGCGCGTTTCAGCGTTACCCTCCCGCGCGAACAGGCCTTGATATAA
- a CDS encoding glycoside hydrolase family 2 protein, which yields MKIVPLTQFAFAFAEHGVWSLADIPSLAWHPARMPGDSIRHLRDAGIETADPNVMDHQKAYLPYETKDFFYRTIIDVKHDIRYRLAADGLDTFSDVYVNGALAYSGEDSFIRFSLDITGWLVPGTNELLFVFKSPIRTVDERVGEVPAKKHAVVFDEVRRVWMRKPQFHYGWDNAPHLAGVGFIGTPKLIAVDENVFVRDVIFDCEYDWREKRASFAIRAFLSVFTKTSLEAELRWNGVRVWGGEAVIPAGEHEDRTIASGTMDDVHAWNIRGYGEPDRYECVILADGCELFHRKIGIRHVKLSTKVLEKRRVSYEVRSPGKSSVGMDGTAANVGSVNEEVIDGLPAGPWSRVKVPEHEVDVHEFRLIVNGVPIFLRGYDWQPLENNLSNISDERYAAALSFYKESGANAVRVWGGAYIEDERFYDFCDENGIVVWQDFQFACALYPDDDDGFKTLIAREVSDIHTRLNLHPSLCMYCGSNEIDMSLHDRGLDRRAHNTIGYEVIPNTLSALGSRVPYHVSSPWGVDYPRSPFSGENRNWTAREYVENDYPLLRKDECAMNSEGGAPAFPSRADVRDFFMDDMPLDENALESIEAYRLHAGSTLRWHRKEYLHGMWRNVRAHFGQWRSIDELIYLTQLFQADALTRYIENFRFREKFCGGALIWKFTDTWPNVELTVLDYGGRPKMAYYSVRRAMQDTVICPFFDDREFLFGISTTLPSLWGALAVDVVHVDGSVRETMSEDISMTRGVHHAGIRIMREALRERYGAGNVLLRARLVRGDLALAERIFIPETYRTMHVHPGDVLDVRTMPSAGGTDIELTARETAFGVSIRMADEHALPLRLSDNAFTLVKGDRRTIRVSGYLTAQEITVETYNGIRSP from the coding sequence ATGAAGATAGTCCCGCTCACGCAATTCGCTTTCGCTTTCGCCGAACATGGTGTATGGTCGCTCGCGGATATCCCATCGTTGGCGTGGCATCCCGCCCGCATGCCCGGTGATTCGATACGCCATCTCCGCGACGCCGGGATAGAGACGGCCGACCCGAACGTGATGGATCATCAGAAGGCGTATCTCCCGTATGAGACGAAGGATTTTTTCTATCGAACGATTATCGATGTGAAACACGATATACGGTATCGCCTCGCTGCAGACGGTCTTGATACTTTCAGCGATGTGTACGTCAATGGCGCGCTTGCATATTCGGGCGAAGACAGCTTCATCCGTTTCTCGCTCGATATCACAGGGTGGCTTGTGCCCGGAACGAATGAGCTTCTATTCGTATTCAAGTCGCCGATACGCACCGTCGATGAGCGGGTTGGGGAAGTGCCTGCGAAAAAACACGCCGTCGTCTTTGATGAAGTGCGCCGCGTATGGATGCGTAAGCCGCAATTCCATTACGGCTGGGACAATGCGCCGCATCTGGCCGGTGTCGGCTTCATCGGTACGCCGAAACTCATTGCTGTCGATGAGAATGTATTCGTCCGTGATGTCATTTTTGACTGCGAGTACGATTGGCGGGAGAAGCGCGCATCGTTCGCGATACGCGCGTTCCTGTCGGTGTTCACCAAAACGAGTCTCGAAGCTGAACTCCGATGGAACGGGGTTCGTGTCTGGGGGGGCGAGGCGGTTATCCCCGCGGGAGAGCATGAAGACAGGACTATCGCGTCGGGAACGATGGATGATGTGCATGCATGGAATATCCGCGGTTACGGAGAGCCTGATCGCTACGAGTGTGTCATTTTGGCAGACGGGTGCGAGCTTTTTCATCGCAAGATCGGTATACGGCATGTCAAGCTTTCGACAAAGGTGCTTGAGAAGAGGCGGGTGAGCTATGAGGTGCGCTCCCCGGGAAAAAGCAGCGTAGGGATGGACGGTACTGCAGCGAACGTCGGTTCGGTTAACGAGGAAGTGATCGACGGTCTTCCCGCCGGTCCATGGTCGCGCGTGAAAGTGCCCGAGCATGAGGTCGATGTGCATGAATTCCGCCTCATCGTGAACGGTGTCCCGATATTCCTCCGCGGGTATGACTGGCAGCCGCTTGAGAACAACCTGTCGAACATCTCCGATGAGCGGTATGCCGCGGCGCTGTCATTCTATAAGGAATCCGGCGCAAATGCCGTGCGTGTCTGGGGCGGTGCATACATCGAGGATGAGCGGTTCTACGATTTCTGCGATGAGAACGGTATCGTCGTATGGCAGGATTTTCAGTTCGCCTGCGCATTATATCCGGACGATGACGACGGCTTTAAGACGCTGATAGCTCGCGAGGTGTCCGATATTCATACGCGGTTGAACTTGCATCCGTCGCTTTGCATGTACTGCGGCTCCAATGAGATCGATATGTCGCTCCATGACCGCGGGCTTGACCGTCGTGCGCATAATACCATCGGATACGAAGTGATACCGAATACGCTTTCCGCGCTCGGCAGCCGCGTGCCGTACCATGTATCGAGCCCGTGGGGCGTTGATTATCCGCGAAGCCCCTTCTCCGGCGAGAACCGCAACTGGACGGCGCGCGAATATGTCGAGAACGATTATCCATTGTTGAGGAAGGATGAATGCGCCATGAACAGCGAGGGCGGTGCGCCGGCATTCCCGTCGCGCGCGGACGTGCGCGATTTTTTCATGGACGATATGCCGCTCGATGAGAATGCGCTTGAATCGATAGAGGCGTATCGGCTGCATGCGGGGAGCACGCTTCGGTGGCATCGCAAAGAATATCTTCACGGGATGTGGCGCAATGTCCGTGCGCATTTCGGCCAGTGGCGTTCCATCGATGAACTTATCTATCTGACGCAGCTTTTTCAGGCGGATGCGCTTACGCGGTATATCGAGAATTTCCGTTTCCGGGAAAAGTTCTGCGGCGGGGCGCTTATCTGGAAATTCACCGATACCTGGCCGAACGTAGAGCTTACCGTGCTCGACTACGGCGGCCGCCCGAAAATGGCGTATTACTCGGTGCGCCGTGCCATGCAGGATACCGTCATCTGTCCGTTCTTCGACGACAGGGAATTCCTATTCGGGATCAGCACGACACTCCCTTCGCTATGGGGTGCGCTTGCCGTCGATGTCGTCCATGTGGACGGCTCTGTGCGCGAAACCATGAGCGAAGATATATCGATGACGCGCGGTGTACATCACGCCGGTATCCGCATCATGCGGGAAGCGCTCCGAGAGCGTTACGGAGCCGGGAACGTGCTGCTGCGAGCCCGCCTTGTCCGCGGTGACCTCGCTTTGGCAGAGCGCATATTCATCCCGGAAACGTATCGGACCATGCATGTGCATCCCGGTGATGTTCTCGATGTGCGCACGATGCCGTCAGCCGGGGGTACGGATATCGAGCTTACGGCGCGCGAGACAGCGTTCGGTGTTTCTATCCGCATGGCTGATGAGCACGCGCTGCCGCTCAGGCTTTCCGATAATGCGTTCACGCTTGTGAAAGGGGACCGGCGGACGATACGCGTGAGTGGATACCTGACCGCACAAGAGATAACGGTTGAAACGTACAATGGGATACGTTCCCCGTGA
- a CDS encoding PAS domain S-box protein, protein MPVLPVTVLYAIILCAVAFLLGIGAARIFLRQKRTPQAPSPQPEEKINAIVFDAGIRLHNARTKDDVYNLVGRAIQDMLGDAFIAIGESDASHTAVALVKLIGFDAYLEQMKKILGRKAFETPYEMKDIMKSDAVSPDGRLRMLPEKLFDLTGHTVPRTVCGLVETILGIEKVYSISFSYYGSIVGGASILVRRGGAAVDAKAIESLARQAALVLERIRAEERLSQSEEKLRTMIDTIPYPIFAKSADMRYTECNKAFEAYLGKMREEIIGKTVYEVSPPDKAAVYDAADRALWKSKATQQYDGSVRYHDGTDHTVSFYKGIIRNTSGAPNGIIGVMYDITDRIAMEDALRESEFRFREMADLLPLAIYEADMTGRITFANRKAHELFGYSPGDVANGLSVIDTVVPEDRERARTGIANISTDSEHRSEYTALRKDGKRIPVAIVYSVIVKNGKVCGFRGTAADISEQKRAEDHMFRESVRMGALARIAPLDDEKAIFDEALSASLAVTRSDIGYIYFYDEAKKLFEIFSWSKSVMERCTVAEPRTVYQLETTGIWGDVVRERRPLIVNDFAAEGTRRVGYPEGHVALTRFLSVPVFDAERIVAVVGVANKVSPYDDFDERQLTELMHGVWQVVTRKRAEHARIDSDEKFRELTDLLPQSVFETDAKGVITFINTQGISATGYSLDDFTNGFHASGFVIPADRARVGENMRAVAEGRMESGAGNEYTAMCKDGTTYPVIIYSSPRYVDGVFAGLRGIAIDISERKKFEEELQRSEARFRNIVEAAPWGMHFCELKDTRLVFTGANAFADRMLNIDHRAHVGKSIEAVMPGLDAGIVSTFCTIAEKGGIWTNEESEFIDHPLLGMFDVYAFQTSPGKMVVAFADVSERKRMQKELSASEDKYRTLVRNLPDIVLVHEAGIIKYFNDAIPEVTGYAMDDLIGRSIADFIHPDDVGVAFENMKRRASGEEVPFVYDLRLITKSGAVRNFEIRAALVQFEGRPAHLSVLTDITERKAAEEALKE, encoded by the coding sequence ATGCCCGTTCTCCCGGTGACAGTACTATACGCGATCATACTTTGCGCGGTCGCGTTCCTGCTCGGCATCGGGGCGGCGCGTATCTTCCTTCGACAGAAGCGTACACCGCAAGCGCCTTCTCCGCAGCCGGAAGAAAAGATCAATGCCATCGTATTCGATGCCGGTATACGGCTGCATAATGCGCGCACCAAGGACGATGTCTATAACCTTGTCGGCCGTGCGATACAGGACATGCTCGGCGATGCGTTCATCGCGATAGGGGAGAGCGATGCTTCCCATACCGCGGTCGCGCTGGTAAAGCTCATCGGTTTTGACGCGTATCTCGAGCAGATGAAGAAGATTCTCGGACGCAAGGCGTTCGAAACGCCGTATGAGATGAAAGATATCATGAAGAGCGATGCGGTAAGCCCCGACGGGAGACTGCGCATGCTCCCGGAAAAGCTCTTCGATCTCACGGGGCACACCGTGCCGCGTACCGTCTGCGGTCTTGTCGAGACGATACTCGGTATTGAGAAGGTATACTCGATCAGCTTTTCCTATTACGGATCGATAGTCGGCGGGGCGTCCATACTGGTGCGCCGCGGCGGTGCGGCTGTCGATGCAAAGGCGATAGAATCGCTTGCGCGTCAGGCGGCGCTCGTGCTTGAGCGTATCCGTGCGGAAGAGCGGCTCTCGCAGAGCGAGGAGAAGCTCCGGACGATGATCGATACCATCCCGTACCCCATATTCGCAAAGTCCGCCGACATGAGATATACCGAATGCAATAAGGCGTTCGAAGCCTATCTGGGGAAAATGCGTGAGGAGATAATCGGCAAGACCGTCTATGAGGTGTCCCCTCCCGACAAGGCAGCCGTGTACGATGCGGCGGACCGTGCGCTCTGGAAGTCGAAAGCGACACAGCAGTACGACGGGAGCGTTCGCTACCATGACGGCACGGATCATACGGTATCGTTCTATAAAGGCATTATCCGGAACACGAGCGGCGCCCCGAACGGCATTATCGGCGTCATGTATGATATTACCGACAGGATCGCCATGGAGGACGCATTGCGCGAAAGCGAATTCCGCTTCCGTGAGATGGCGGACCTGCTCCCGCTCGCGATATACGAAGCGGATATGACAGGCAGGATAACCTTCGCGAACCGCAAGGCGCATGAGCTCTTCGGATATTCCCCGGGCGATGTGGCGAACGGTCTCTCCGTCATCGATACGGTGGTCCCCGAGGACCGTGAGCGCGCCCGTACGGGCATTGCGAACATCAGTACGGACAGCGAGCATCGAAGCGAATACACCGCGCTCCGCAAGGACGGGAAGCGCATCCCCGTGGCTATCGTTTACTCGGTGATCGTGAAGAACGGGAAGGTATGCGGGTTCCGCGGTACCGCGGCGGATATATCGGAACAAAAACGCGCCGAAGATCATATGTTCCGTGAATCGGTACGCATGGGGGCGCTGGCCCGCATTGCACCGCTCGATGATGAGAAGGCGATATTCGATGAGGCGCTGTCCGCATCGCTCGCGGTGACCCGAAGCGATATCGGATACATCTATTTTTATGACGAGGCGAAGAAGTTGTTCGAGATATTCTCATGGTCGAAGAGCGTGATGGAACGCTGCACGGTCGCCGAGCCGAGAACGGTATATCAGCTTGAGACCACCGGCATCTGGGGTGATGTCGTTCGAGAGCGGCGTCCGCTTATCGTCAATGATTTTGCCGCGGAGGGCACTCGCAGGGTGGGATATCCCGAGGGGCATGTCGCCCTTACGCGCTTCCTTTCAGTGCCGGTGTTCGACGCCGAACGCATCGTTGCCGTCGTCGGTGTTGCGAACAAGGTGTCGCCGTACGACGATTTTGACGAGCGGCAGCTTACCGAGCTTATGCACGGCGTATGGCAGGTCGTTACGCGCAAGCGTGCGGAGCATGCGCGCATCGACAGTGATGAGAAATTCAGGGAATTGACCGATCTTCTACCGCAGTCGGTGTTCGAGACCGATGCGAAAGGCGTCATTACGTTCATCAATACGCAGGGTATCTCCGCGACCGGCTACAGCCTCGACGATTTTACCAATGGGTTCCATGCGAGCGGTTTTGTCATTCCTGCGGACCGTGCACGCGTCGGGGAGAACATGCGTGCGGTCGCTGAAGGGCGCATGGAATCAGGCGCCGGCAATGAATACACGGCCATGTGCAAGGACGGCACCACGTATCCGGTCATCATTTATTCCTCGCCGCGATATGTCGACGGGGTGTTCGCCGGACTTCGCGGCATCGCCATCGACATCTCAGAACGCAAGAAATTCGAGGAAGAGCTGCAAAGGAGCGAAGCGCGTTTCAGGAACATCGTCGAGGCGGCACCGTGGGGCATGCATTTCTGCGAATTGAAGGACACACGCCTTGTTTTTACCGGTGCGAACGCATTTGCCGACCGCATGCTCAATATCGATCATCGGGCACATGTGGGGAAGTCCATTGAAGCGGTCATGCCGGGACTGGATGCCGGTATCGTTTCGACATTCTGTACCATAGCCGAGAAAGGGGGTATCTGGACGAACGAGGAAAGCGAGTTCATAGACCATCCCCTGCTCGGCATGTTCGATGTGTACGCGTTCCAGACATCGCCGGGAAAAATGGTCGTTGCGTTCGCGGATGTATCCGAACGAAAGCGTATGCAGAAGGAGCTGAGCGCGAGCGAGGATAAGTACCGGACCTTGGTGCGAAACCTTCCCGATATCGTTCTTGTGCATGAGGCGGGGATCATCAAGTATTTCAATGATGCAATACCGGAAGTTACCGGGTATGCAATGGACGACCTCATCGGAAGGAGCATCGCTGATTTCATACACCCTGACGATGTCGGTGTTGCGTTCGAGAACATGAAGCGCAGGGCATCCGGGGAAGAGGTGCCGTTCGTCTATGATCTCCGGCTCATCACGAAATCGGGCGCTGTCCGCAATTTCGAGATACGTGCGGCGCTTGTTCAATTCGAGGGCCGCCCGGCGCATCTCTCGGTGCTGACCGATATCACCGAACGAAAGGCCGCCGAAGAAGCGCTCAAGGAA
- a CDS encoding cellulase family glycosylhydrolase has protein sequence MKQIILCIISIAVLFADENLAGGERWQAVQSVVAEQQNDGITLRSEKEEYGIYQFQYAITHDSPKTLKLSFRYRTAPDRPANASFAITWLWYDAVGEMKGKGSYIRIPPSPAAVKRMLQLIDRPENARRLDIRFQTQGPVNGKFIPSYIELADLSLAAYGQSKETLMLLAKPLTKSTAEKRWPKNGLRGVNTFTFGPFSANATDPGEFISDRAFKRMAGWHINLLRLWVNVDSDSKWYVKKGETVPPIPDDEPMVPYKRHLDGIRVALHLAEKYNMQVIITAGDIVGRKIDVMYSASDGGGYEQELIKVWKFIAREFGTHPNLIGYDLLNEPNTKGEVERWRKDMVPVLCQAVRAVDRNTYLIIEPAPWGLPWCFEGFQPIDNPKVVYSFHHYMPHTYTHQGIHGYKTAEYTNKAYPGILKKFPSDPPMMWNKEELEKSMVIAADFAKKNNAIMWVGEFSAIRWAPGAAQWIKDSIDIFEKYDYSWSYHCYQGWNGWNPTFDADEPDSNDPDGGKDTDRLKVLVDAWKKNKQ, from the coding sequence ATGAAACAGATCATTCTCTGCATCATCAGCATAGCCGTATTGTTCGCCGATGAGAATCTTGCCGGTGGCGAGCGATGGCAGGCGGTACAGAGCGTAGTCGCCGAGCAGCAGAACGACGGCATTACCCTGCGCTCTGAGAAAGAGGAATACGGCATATATCAATTCCAGTATGCGATCACCCATGATTCACCGAAAACGCTGAAACTGAGCTTTCGTTACCGTACCGCCCCCGACAGACCCGCCAACGCATCGTTCGCCATTACGTGGCTCTGGTATGATGCGGTCGGAGAGATGAAAGGGAAGGGCAGTTATATTCGCATTCCGCCGTCGCCTGCAGCTGTGAAACGCATGCTGCAGCTCATCGACAGGCCCGAGAACGCAAGGCGGCTCGATATCCGCTTTCAGACGCAGGGCCCCGTCAACGGAAAATTCATTCCATCATATATTGAACTTGCGGATCTGTCGCTCGCCGCGTACGGTCAGTCGAAGGAGACGCTCATGCTGCTCGCAAAACCGCTTACGAAAAGCACGGCGGAAAAGCGCTGGCCGAAGAACGGGCTTCGCGGCGTGAATACGTTCACCTTCGGACCGTTCAGCGCGAATGCCACCGATCCGGGGGAATTCATTTCTGATAGAGCGTTCAAACGGATGGCGGGTTGGCACATCAATCTTCTGCGTCTCTGGGTGAATGTCGACAGTGATTCGAAATGGTATGTCAAAAAAGGAGAGACGGTCCCGCCCATCCCCGATGATGAACCCATGGTCCCGTATAAGCGTCATCTGGACGGTATCCGTGTTGCGTTACACCTTGCAGAAAAATATAATATGCAGGTGATAATAACCGCGGGGGATATTGTCGGCCGCAAGATCGATGTTATGTACTCGGCTTCTGACGGCGGCGGATACGAGCAGGAATTGATAAAAGTATGGAAATTCATAGCCCGTGAATTCGGTACGCACCCGAATCTCATCGGATATGATCTGCTCAACGAGCCGAACACAAAAGGCGAAGTGGAACGTTGGCGAAAGGATATGGTCCCGGTGCTCTGTCAGGCGGTCCGGGCTGTCGATAGGAATACTTATTTGATCATCGAGCCGGCACCCTGGGGACTGCCGTGGTGTTTTGAGGGATTTCAGCCGATCGACAACCCGAAAGTCGTGTATTCATTCCATCACTATATGCCGCATACCTATACGCATCAGGGCATCCACGGCTACAAGACCGCTGAATATACGAACAAGGCGTATCCCGGAATTCTGAAGAAGTTCCCTTCAGACCCGCCGATGATGTGGAACAAGGAAGAACTCGAAAAGAGCATGGTCATCGCCGCCGACTTCGCGAAAAAGAACAATGCCATCATGTGGGTCGGCGAATTCTCAGCCATACGCTGGGCGCCCGGCGCCGCGCAATGGATAAAGGATTCCATCGATATTTTTGAAAAATACGATTATAGCTGGAGTTATCACTGCTATCAGGGGTGGAACGGTTGGAATCCGACGTTCGATGCGGATGAACCCGACAGTAATGACCCCGACGGCGGGAAGGATACTGATCGGTTGAAAGTGCTTGTTGATGCGTGGAAGAAAAATAAACAATGA